In Fusobacterium canifelinum, a genomic segment contains:
- a CDS encoding sodium ion-translocating decarboxylase subunit beta: MSFFNVLAELLEASGFAALTWQNIAMILVSFVLFYLAIVKKFEPLLLLPISFGMFLVNLPLTGLMDEGGVINIMSYGVKSNLFPCLVFMGVGAMTDFSPLIANPISLILGAAAQLGIYVAFIFATQIGFTPAEAAAIGIIGGADGPTSIYIANNLAPHLLAPIAVAAYSYMALIPLIQPPIMKALTTKKERAVKMGQLRKVSKTEKIVFPIAVVLFTSLLLPSVAPLLGLLMLGNLFKESGVVQRLSDTAQNAMINIITIMLGLSVGAKADGATFLDVSTLKIIAMGLAAFCFSTAGGVLLGKLLYIITGGKINPLIGSAGVSAVPMAARVSQTVGAKENPTNFLLMHAMGPNVAGVIGSAVAAGFFMMIFKGTM, from the coding sequence AGCAATAGTTAAAAAATTTGAACCATTATTATTACTACCTATATCTTTTGGTATGTTTTTGGTAAATTTACCATTAACAGGATTAATGGATGAAGGTGGAGTTATAAACATAATGTCATATGGAGTAAAAAGTAACCTATTCCCTTGTTTAGTATTTATGGGAGTTGGGGCAATGACAGACTTTTCTCCATTGATAGCTAATCCTATTAGTTTAATATTAGGGGCAGCAGCACAATTAGGAATATATGTAGCATTTATATTTGCAACTCAAATAGGATTTACACCAGCTGAAGCAGCGGCTATTGGAATCATTGGAGGAGCAGATGGACCTACATCTATATATATAGCAAATAACTTAGCACCGCATTTACTAGCTCCAATAGCAGTTGCAGCTTATTCATATATGGCGTTGATACCATTAATTCAGCCACCTATTATGAAAGCTCTAACTACTAAAAAAGAAAGAGCAGTAAAAATGGGACAATTAAGAAAAGTATCTAAAACAGAAAAAATAGTTTTCCCAATAGCAGTTGTATTATTTACTTCTCTATTATTACCATCAGTTGCTCCATTACTTGGTTTATTGATGTTAGGAAACCTATTTAAAGAATCAGGAGTTGTTCAAAGATTGTCTGATACAGCACAAAATGCTATGATTAACATAATAACAATTATGTTAGGACTAAGTGTTGGAGCAAAAGCAGATGGAGCAACTTTCCTAGATGTAAGTACATTAAAAATTATTGCTATGGGACTTGCAGCTTTCTGTTTCTCAACAGCAGGTGGAGTTCTTTTAGGAAAACTTCTTTATATCATAACTGGTGGAAAAATAAATCCACTTATAGGTTCAGCTGGAGTTTCAGCAGTTCCTATGGCAGCACGTGTTTCTCAAACAGTTGGTGCAAAAGAAAACCCAACTAACTTCTTACTAATGCACGCAATGGGACCAAATGTTGCTGGAGTTATAGGTTCAGCAGTTGCAGCTGGATTCTTTATGATGATATTTAAAGGAACAATGTAA
- the gctA gene encoding glutaconate CoA-transferase subunit A codes for MSKVMSLHDAIAKYVESGDSLCFGGFTTNRKPYAAVYEIIRQGQTDFIGYSGPAGGDWDMLIGCGRIKAFINCYIANSGYTNVCRRFRDAVEKKHNLLLEDYSQDVIMLMLHASSLGLPYLPVKLMEGSDLEYKWGISAEIRKTIPKLPDKKLERIPNPFKEGEEVIAVPVPRLDTAIISVQKASINGTCSIEGDEFHDIDIAIAAKKVIVIAEEIVTEEEIRRDPSKNSIPQFCVDAVVHAPYGTHPSQLYNYYDYDADFYKMYDKVTKTDEDFEQFIKEWVIDVKDHEGYLAKLGLPRVSKLKVVPGFQYAAKLVKDGE; via the coding sequence GTGAGCAAAGTAATGTCTTTACATGATGCAATAGCAAAGTATGTTGAATCTGGCGATAGCTTATGTTTTGGAGGATTCACAACAAACAGAAAGCCTTATGCGGCTGTTTACGAAATTATTAGACAAGGACAAACAGATTTTATAGGATATTCTGGTCCAGCAGGTGGAGATTGGGATATGTTAATAGGATGTGGAAGAATAAAAGCTTTCATAAACTGTTACATAGCTAACTCAGGATATACTAATGTTTGTAGAAGATTCAGAGATGCAGTAGAAAAGAAACATAATTTATTATTAGAAGATTATTCTCAAGACGTTATTATGTTAATGTTACATGCTTCTTCATTAGGTTTACCATATTTACCAGTAAAATTAATGGAAGGTAGTGACTTAGAATATAAATGGGGAATAAGTGCAGAAATCAGAAAGACAATTCCTAAATTGCCTGACAAGAAATTAGAAAGAATACCTAATCCTTTTAAAGAAGGAGAAGAAGTAATAGCAGTTCCAGTTCCAAGACTAGATACAGCTATAATTTCTGTTCAAAAAGCTTCTATTAATGGAACTTGCTCAATAGAAGGAGATGAATTCCATGATATAGATATCGCAATAGCTGCTAAAAAAGTTATAGTTATAGCTGAAGAAATCGTAACAGAAGAAGAAATTAGAAGAGATCCTTCTAAAAATTCAATACCTCAATTTTGTGTAGATGCCGTAGTTCATGCACCTTATGGAACACATCCATCTCAATTATATAATTATTATGACTATGATGCAGACTTCTATAAAATGTATGATAAAGTAACTAAAACAGATGAAGACTTTGAACAATTCATAAAAGAATGGGTTATAGATGTTAAGGATCATGAAGGATACTTAGCTAAATTAGGTTTACCAAGAGTAAGCAAATTAAAAGTAGTACCAGGATTCCAATATGCTGCAAAATTAGTTAAGGATGGTGAATAA
- the gctB gene encoding glutaconate CoA-transferase subunit B — translation MAKNYKNYTNKEMQAITIAKEIKDGQIVIVGTGLPLIGATVAKNKFAPNCKLIVESGLMDCSPIEVPRSVGDLRLMGHCAVQWPNVRFIGFETNEYLNGNDRMIAFIGGAQINPYGDLNSTIIGDDYVKPKTRFTGSGGANGIATYSNTVIMMQHEKRRFIDKIDYVTSVGWAGGPGGREKLGLPGNRGPLAVVTDKGILRFDEKTKRMYLAGYYPGVTIEDIVENTGFEIDTSRAVQLEAPSEEIIKMIREDIDPGQAFIKVPVEE, via the coding sequence ATGGCAAAGAATTATAAAAACTATACAAATAAAGAAATGCAAGCTATTACCATTGCTAAAGAAATTAAAGATGGACAAATAGTTATAGTAGGAACAGGATTACCTCTAATAGGAGCAACTGTTGCTAAAAATAAATTTGCCCCTAATTGTAAACTAATAGTTGAAAGTGGATTAATGGATTGTAGTCCAATAGAAGTTCCAAGAAGTGTTGGAGATTTAAGACTTATGGGACACTGTGCTGTTCAATGGCCAAATGTAAGATTTATAGGATTTGAAACTAATGAATACTTAAATGGTAATGACAGAATGATAGCTTTCATAGGAGGAGCTCAAATAAACCCTTATGGAGATTTAAACTCTACTATCATTGGTGATGATTATGTAAAACCAAAAACAAGATTTACAGGAAGTGGAGGAGCTAATGGTATAGCTACTTACTCAAATACTGTAATAATGATGCAACATGAAAAAAGAAGATTTATAGATAAAATTGACTATGTAACAAGTGTTGGATGGGCAGGAGGACCAGGAGGAAGAGAAAAATTAGGACTTCCTGGAAACAGAGGACCACTTGCTGTTGTTACAGATAAAGGAATTTTAAGATTTGATGAAAAAACTAAGAGAATGTACTTAGCTGGATATTATCCAGGTGTAACAATAGAAGATATAGTTGAAAATACTGGATTTGAAATTGATACTTCAAGAGCAGTACAATTAGAAGCTCCAAGTGAAGAAATTATTAAAATGATAAGAGAGGATATAGATCCAGGACAAGCATTTATAAAAGTTCCAGTAGAAGAATAA
- a CDS encoding acyl-CoA carboxylase subunit beta codes for MNYSMPKYFQNMPQVGKVLANIDEANENAVKEVEAAIADSIAAMQDSGTPDEKIHDKDQMTALERVAELVDEGTWYPLNTLYNPEDFETGTGIVKGLGRIGGKWAVVVASDNKKIVGAWVPGQADNLLRASDTAKCLGIPLVYVLNCSGVKLDEQEKVYANRRGGGTPFFRNAELQQLGVPVIVGIYGTNPAGGGYHSISPTILIAHKDANMAVGGAGIVGGMNPKGYIDMEGAIQIAEATMAAKKVEVPGTIHVHYDKTGFFREVYDDEIGVIDGIKKYMDYLPAYDLEFFRVDEPTEPALDPNDLYSIIPMNQKKIYNIYDVIGRLFDNSEFSEYKKGYGPEVVTGLAKVDGLLVGVVANAQGLLMNYPEYREKAVGIGGKLYRQGLIKMSEFVTLCSRDRLPIVWLQDTSGIDVGNPAEEAELLGLGQSLIYSIENSNVPQIEITIRKGSAAAHYVLGGPQGNNTNAFSLGTAATEVYVMNGETAASAMYSRRLAKDYKAGKDLQPTIDKMNQLINEYTAKSRPAYCAKTGMVDEIVPLYDLRGYISAFANAVYQNPKSICAFHQMILPRAIREFETYTKK; via the coding sequence ATGAATTATTCAATGCCTAAATATTTCCAAAATATGCCACAAGTAGGAAAAGTACTAGCTAATATAGATGAAGCTAATGAAAATGCAGTAAAAGAAGTTGAAGCAGCGATTGCTGACAGTATTGCAGCAATGCAAGATTCAGGAACTCCTGATGAAAAAATTCATGATAAAGATCAAATGACTGCATTAGAAAGAGTAGCAGAATTAGTAGATGAAGGAACTTGGTATCCTTTAAATACTCTATACAATCCTGAAGACTTTGAAACTGGAACAGGTATAGTAAAAGGACTAGGAAGAATTGGTGGAAAATGGGCAGTAGTTGTAGCATCTGATAATAAGAAAATAGTTGGAGCTTGGGTTCCAGGACAAGCTGATAACTTACTAAGAGCATCAGATACAGCTAAATGCTTAGGAATTCCATTAGTTTATGTATTAAATTGTAGTGGTGTTAAACTTGATGAACAAGAAAAAGTTTATGCAAATAGAAGAGGAGGAGGAACTCCATTCTTCCGTAATGCAGAATTACAACAATTAGGAGTTCCAGTAATAGTTGGAATCTATGGAACTAACCCAGCAGGTGGAGGATACCATAGTATCAGTCCTACAATATTAATAGCTCATAAAGATGCTAACATGGCAGTTGGAGGAGCAGGAATTGTTGGAGGAATGAATCCAAAAGGGTATATAGATATGGAAGGAGCTATCCAAATAGCTGAAGCTACAATGGCTGCTAAAAAAGTTGAAGTTCCAGGAACTATCCATGTTCACTATGATAAAACAGGTTTCTTTAGAGAAGTTTATGATGATGAAATTGGTGTAATAGATGGAATAAAAAAATATATGGATTACCTACCAGCTTATGATTTAGAATTCTTTAGAGTTGATGAACCAACTGAACCAGCTCTTGATCCAAATGATTTATATTCAATAATTCCAATGAATCAAAAGAAAATCTATAATATCTATGATGTAATAGGACGTCTATTTGACAACAGTGAATTCTCTGAATATAAAAAAGGATATGGACCAGAAGTTGTAACAGGACTTGCAAAAGTTGATGGATTATTAGTAGGAGTTGTTGCAAATGCACAAGGACTTCTAATGAACTACCCTGAATACAGAGAAAAAGCAGTTGGAATTGGTGGTAAACTATATCGTCAAGGACTTATTAAAATGAGTGAATTTGTAACTCTTTGCTCAAGAGACAGATTACCAATAGTTTGGTTACAAGATACAAGTGGTATAGATGTAGGAAACCCTGCTGAAGAAGCTGAATTATTAGGATTAGGACAATCTCTAATCTATTCAATAGAAAATTCAAATGTACCTCAAATAGAAATTACTATTAGAAAAGGTTCAGCAGCAGCTCACTATGTATTAGGTGGACCACAAGGTAATAATACAAATGCTTTCTCATTAGGAACAGCAGCAACAGAAGTATATGTAATGAATGGAGAAACAGCAGCTTCTGCAATGTACTCAAGAAGACTCGCAAAAGATTATAAAGCTGGAAAAGATTTACAACCTACAATAGATAAAATGAATCAATTGATAAATGAATATACAGCTAAATCAAGACCAGCATACTGTGCAAAAACAGGTATGGTTGATGAAATAGTACCTCTATATGATTTAAGAGGATATATTTCTGCATTTGCTAATGCAGTATATCAAAATCCAAAATCAATTTGTGCATTCCATCAAATGATTTTACCTAGAGCAATAAGAGAATTTGAAACTTATACAAAGAAATAA
- a CDS encoding sodium/glutamate symporter, with protein sequence MEELKVLKFDMFTTLMLAVLAIYFGDFMRKIFPILKKYCLPASVVGGTVFALISLLLFKMGIVQLDFDYKSINQLFYCIFFAASGAAASMALLKKGGKLVVIFAILAAVLATFQNGIALAVGKFMNIDPLISMMTGSIPMTGGHGNAASFAPIAVDAGAPAAMEVAIAAATFGLISGCMLGGPFGNFLVKRFKLEGSTSNKEAMGEIDAEGESGNLLVDKPNLIQAVFLMCIAIGVGKLIELGLKSVQDSTGWKVALPIHVCCMFAGIVIRLIYDRKEGYHDVLYESIDIVGEFSLALFVSMSIITMKLWQLSGLGLALVVLLISQLVLIVIFCYFLTFKLLGKNYDAAVMAVGHMGFGLGAVPVSMTTMQAVCKKYRYSKLAFFVVPVIGGFISNLTNAVIITKFLDFAKDLHAVWIG encoded by the coding sequence ATGGAAGAATTAAAAGTATTAAAATTTGATATGTTTACAACATTGATGTTAGCAGTTTTAGCAATATATTTTGGAGATTTCATGAGAAAAATATTTCCAATTTTAAAGAAATATTGTTTACCAGCTTCTGTTGTAGGTGGAACTGTATTTGCATTAATATCATTGTTACTTTTTAAAATGGGAATAGTTCAGTTAGACTTTGATTATAAATCAATAAATCAATTATTCTATTGTATATTCTTTGCAGCAAGTGGAGCAGCAGCAAGTATGGCACTTTTGAAAAAAGGTGGAAAACTGGTTGTAATATTTGCAATATTAGCAGCAGTGTTAGCAACTTTCCAAAATGGAATAGCTTTAGCAGTTGGTAAATTTATGAATATAGATCCATTAATTTCAATGATGACAGGAAGTATTCCTATGACAGGTGGGCATGGAAATGCAGCTTCATTTGCACCAATAGCAGTTGATGCAGGAGCACCAGCAGCTATGGAAGTTGCAATAGCTGCAGCGACTTTTGGATTAATTTCAGGTTGTATGCTTGGAGGACCTTTTGGAAATTTCTTAGTAAAGAGATTTAAGTTGGAAGGTTCTACATCAAATAAAGAAGCAATGGGTGAAATAGATGCAGAAGGTGAGTCAGGAAATTTATTAGTTGATAAACCAAACCTTATTCAAGCTGTATTTTTAATGTGCATTGCAATAGGAGTAGGGAAACTAATAGAATTAGGGCTTAAGTCTGTACAAGACAGTACTGGTTGGAAAGTAGCATTACCAATACATGTATGTTGTATGTTTGCAGGAATTGTAATAAGATTAATTTATGATAGAAAGGAAGGATATCATGATGTTTTATACGAATCAATTGATATAGTTGGGGAATTTTCACTAGCACTATTTGTTTCTATGTCAATCATAACTATGAAATTATGGCAATTATCTGGATTAGGGCTAGCATTAGTTGTATTATTAATTTCACAATTAGTATTAATTGTAATATTCTGTTATTTCTTAACATTCAAATTATTAGGAAAGAACTATGATGCAGCAGTTATGGCGGTTGGACATATGGGATTTGGACTAGGAGCTGTTCCTGTATCAATGACTACAATGCAAGCTGTTTGTAAAAAATATAGATATTCTAAGTTAGCATTCTTTGTAGTTCCAGTAATTGGAGGATTTATTAGTAACCTTACAAATGCAGTAATAATAACAAAATTCTTAGATTTTGCTAAGGATTTACATGCTGTATGGATTGGATAA
- a CDS encoding acyl-CoA dehydratase activase translates to MSNVFTMGIDVGSTASKCIILKDGKEIVAKSVISVGTGTSGPARAIKEALEQVGLSSVDELQGAVATGYGRNSLAEVPAQMSELSCHAKGAYFLFPNVHSIIDIGGQDSKALKIGDNGMLENFVMNDKCAAGTGRFLDVIAKVLEVTLEDLEKLDENSTVDVAISSTCTVFAESEVISQLAKGTKIEDIVKGIHTAIASRVGSLAKRIGIKDDVVMTGGVALNKGMVRALEKNLGFKLHTNEYCQLNGAIGAALFAYQKYTMTHQ, encoded by the coding sequence ATGAGTAATGTATTTACTATGGGTATAGATGTTGGTTCGACAGCATCTAAATGTATAATTTTAAAAGATGGTAAAGAAATTGTTGCAAAATCTGTTATATCAGTAGGGACAGGGACTAGTGGACCAGCTAGAGCAATTAAAGAAGCATTAGAACAAGTCGGTTTATCTTCTGTCGATGAACTTCAAGGAGCAGTTGCAACTGGTTATGGAAGAAACTCATTAGCAGAAGTACCAGCTCAAATGTCTGAATTATCTTGTCATGCAAAAGGAGCATATTTTCTATTTCCAAATGTTCACTCAATTATAGATATCGGTGGACAAGATTCAAAAGCATTAAAAATTGGAGACAATGGAATGCTTGAAAATTTTGTTATGAATGATAAGTGTGCTGCAGGAACAGGAAGATTTTTGGATGTAATTGCAAAAGTCTTAGAAGTAACTTTAGAAGACTTAGAAAAATTAGATGAAAATTCAACTGTAGATGTAGCAATAAGTTCAACTTGTACTGTATTTGCAGAGTCAGAAGTAATTTCACAACTTGCTAAAGGTACAAAAATTGAAGATATAGTAAAAGGAATTCATACTGCCATAGCTAGTCGTGTTGGAAGCTTGGCAAAAAGAATAGGTATAAAAGATGATGTTGTTATGACTGGTGGAGTTGCACTTAACAAAGGTATGGTTAGAGCTTTAGAAAAAAACTTAGGTTTTAAATTACATACAAATGAATATTGCCAATTAAATGGAGCAATAGGAGCAGCATTATTTGCTTATCAAAAATATACAATGACTCATCAATAA
- a CDS encoding 2-hydroxyacyl-CoA dehydratase subunit D, with amino-acid sequence MAGKMEKLPNKTPRPIEGHKPAAAILRGVVDKVYAKAWEAKKNGELVGWSSSKFPIELAKAFDLNVVYPENHAASTAAKKDGLRLCQAAEDMGYDNDICGYARISLAYAAGEPTDARRMPQPDFLLCCNNICNMMTKWYENIARMHNIPLIMIDIPFSNTVDTPEEKIDYLVGQFDHAIKQLEELTGKKFDEKKFEDACARANRTAAAWLKSCKYMGYKPSPLSGFDLFNHMADIVAARCDEEAAMGFELLAEEFEQSIKEGTSTWEYPEEHRILFEGIPCWPGLKPLFEPLKDNGVNVTAVVYAPAFGFRYNNVREMAAAYCKAPCSVCIETGVEWRETMAKENGISGALVNYNRSCKPWSGAMPEIERRWKEDLGIPVVHFDGDQADERNFSTEQYNTRVQGLVEIMQERKEEKLANGEEVYTNFENTKETDWSKPTLKH; translated from the coding sequence ATGGCTGGAAAAATGGAAAAGTTACCTAATAAAACACCTAGACCAATAGAAGGGCACAAACCTGCTGCTGCTATATTAAGAGGTGTTGTTGATAAAGTTTATGCAAAAGCATGGGAAGCAAAGAAAAATGGTGAATTAGTTGGATGGAGTTCATCTAAATTCCCAATTGAACTTGCAAAAGCTTTTGACTTAAATGTTGTGTATCCTGAAAACCATGCTGCATCAACTGCTGCAAAAAAAGATGGATTAAGACTTTGTCAAGCTGCTGAAGATATGGGATATGATAATGATATTTGTGGATATGCAAGAATCAGTTTAGCTTATGCTGCAGGAGAACCAACAGATGCAAGAAGAATGCCTCAACCAGACTTCTTACTATGTTGTAATAATATCTGTAACATGATGACTAAATGGTATGAAAATATTGCAAGAATGCACAATATACCATTAATAATGATTGATATACCATTCTCTAATACAGTAGATACACCTGAAGAAAAAATTGACTACTTAGTAGGACAATTTGATCATGCTATAAAACAATTAGAAGAATTAACAGGAAAGAAATTTGATGAAAAGAAATTTGAAGATGCGTGTGCAAGAGCTAACAGAACAGCAGCAGCTTGGTTAAAATCTTGTAAATATATGGGATATAAACCATCTCCATTAAGTGGATTTGACTTATTCAACCACATGGCAGATATAGTTGCAGCAAGATGTGATGAAGAAGCAGCAATGGGATTTGAATTACTTGCAGAAGAATTTGAACAATCTATAAAAGAAGGAACATCTACTTGGGAATATCCAGAAGAACACAGAATTCTATTTGAAGGAATTCCTTGTTGGCCAGGATTAAAACCATTATTTGAACCTTTAAAAGATAATGGAGTAAATGTTACTGCAGTTGTTTATGCACCAGCATTTGGATTTAGATATAACAATGTAAGAGAAATGGCAGCAGCATACTGTAAAGCACCTTGTTCTGTATGTATAGAAACTGGTGTTGAATGGAGAGAAACTATGGCTAAAGAAAATGGTATAAGTGGAGCACTTGTAAACTATAACCGTAGTTGTAAACCTTGGAGTGGTGCAATGCCTGAAATAGAAAGAAGATGGAAAGAAGATTTAGGAATTCCAGTTGTTCACTTTGATGGAGACCAAGCTGATGAAAGAAACTTCTCAACAGAACAATATAACACAAGAGTACAAGGACTTGTTGAAATAATGCAAGAAAGAAAAGAGGAAAAATTGGCTAATGGTGAAGAAGTTTATACAAACTTTGAAAACACTAAAGAAACTGACTGGTCTAAACCAACTTTAAAACACTAA